In Arthrobacter sp. MN05-02, one genomic interval encodes:
- a CDS encoding NAD-dependent dehydratase: protein MSRVAIIGGHGKVALHLTKILTSQGHQVSSIFRTQDHASDVEQAGGTPVVADVSELSVAQMADVFRGHDAVVWSAGAGGSSPEATYAVDRDAAIRSMDAAQEASVGRYVMVSYLGASKDHGVPEDNGFFHYAEAKAAADEHLRNSELAWTILGPGALTTDPGTGKIEVSDKPQQDSVPREDVAHVAAVVLGNLGTVDKTIQFNSGETPIAEAVEAAL from the coding sequence ATGTCACGCGTAGCCATCATCGGTGGGCACGGAAAAGTAGCGCTGCACCTCACGAAGATCCTCACGAGCCAGGGCCATCAGGTCAGTTCGATCTTCCGCACCCAGGACCACGCCTCCGACGTCGAGCAGGCGGGCGGCACGCCCGTGGTGGCTGACGTGTCCGAGCTGTCGGTGGCGCAGATGGCCGACGTCTTCCGCGGGCACGACGCCGTCGTGTGGTCCGCCGGTGCCGGCGGCAGCAGCCCCGAGGCCACGTACGCCGTGGACCGGGATGCAGCGATCCGTTCGATGGACGCGGCGCAGGAAGCCTCGGTCGGACGGTACGTCATGGTGTCCTACCTCGGCGCGAGCAAGGATCACGGTGTGCCCGAGGACAACGGGTTCTTCCACTACGCGGAGGCGAAGGCTGCTGCGGACGAGCACCTGCGCAACTCCGAACTCGCCTGGACGATCCTCGGCCCGGGTGCCCTCACCACCGACCCCGGTACGGGCAAGATCGAGGTCTCGGACAAGCCGCAGCAGGATTCAGTGCCTCGTGAGGACGTTGCGCATGTCGCCGCGGTCGTCCTCGGCAACCTCGGCACGGTGGACAAGACCATCCAGTTCAACAGTGGCGAGACGCCGATCGCAGAAGCTGTCGAGGCTGCTCTCTAG
- a CDS encoding MFS transporter: MAHSPGSAGAGAPDAGTPPRPPGLYKAFAASLTGTALEWYDFAVYSAAAAVVFPIIFFPASDPLTGTILAFSTYAVGYISRPVGGIVFGRLGDRIGRKRILVITLMIIGIATVLIGVLPGYTTIGIAAPIILVLLRFAQGVGVGGEWGGAVLLSSEYGDPKKRGFWASAAQVGPPAGNLLANGALALLTVLLSEEQFLDFGWRIAFLASALLVGFGLWIRLRLEDTPIFKAIEAHGERPAAPIKEVFANELRPLIAAILSRVGPDVLYALFTVFTLTYGIQVLGFERNEVLTAVLIGSGFQLFLIPLAGAVSDRINRRVVYGIAAILGALWTFTFFALLDGDNQLLLIIGIVLGLACHSFMYGPQAAFIVEQFSPRLRATGSSLAYTFAGVIGGAIAPLMFTVLLSNFDSWVPVAIYVAVAGIVTLIGLSLGRNPHATEDDEYRLLLEGSKV; encoded by the coding sequence ATGGCACACAGTCCTGGATCGGCAGGCGCAGGCGCGCCCGACGCCGGTACGCCCCCTCGTCCGCCCGGCCTCTACAAGGCCTTCGCCGCCAGCCTCACCGGCACCGCTTTGGAGTGGTACGACTTCGCCGTCTACTCGGCAGCGGCAGCAGTGGTCTTCCCGATCATCTTCTTCCCGGCCTCCGATCCACTGACCGGAACCATCCTCGCGTTCTCCACCTACGCCGTCGGCTACATCTCGCGGCCGGTGGGCGGAATCGTCTTCGGACGGCTCGGCGACAGGATCGGACGCAAGAGGATCCTGGTCATCACCCTCATGATCATCGGCATCGCGACGGTCCTGATCGGCGTCCTGCCGGGCTACACCACCATCGGCATCGCAGCCCCGATTATCCTGGTGCTCCTCCGCTTCGCGCAGGGCGTCGGCGTCGGCGGCGAATGGGGCGGTGCGGTGCTGCTGTCCAGTGAGTACGGGGATCCGAAGAAGCGCGGCTTCTGGGCCTCCGCCGCCCAGGTCGGTCCGCCGGCCGGCAACCTGCTCGCCAACGGCGCCCTTGCACTCCTGACGGTGCTGCTCTCGGAGGAGCAGTTCCTCGACTTCGGGTGGCGCATCGCCTTCCTCGCGTCCGCACTGCTCGTCGGGTTCGGCCTGTGGATCCGGTTGAGGCTGGAGGACACCCCGATCTTCAAGGCGATCGAGGCGCACGGCGAGCGGCCTGCCGCACCCATCAAGGAGGTCTTCGCCAACGAACTCCGCCCACTGATCGCAGCGATCCTCTCCCGGGTGGGGCCGGACGTGCTCTACGCGCTGTTCACCGTCTTCACCCTCACTTACGGCATCCAGGTGCTCGGGTTCGAACGCAACGAGGTGCTCACCGCGGTGCTCATCGGCTCGGGCTTCCAGCTCTTCCTGATCCCACTGGCCGGTGCGGTGTCGGACCGCATCAACCGGCGCGTGGTGTACGGGATTGCGGCCATCCTCGGGGCGCTGTGGACCTTCACGTTCTTCGCGCTGCTGGACGGTGACAACCAGTTGCTGCTCATCATCGGCATCGTCCTGGGTCTCGCCTGTCACTCGTTCATGTACGGGCCGCAGGCGGCATTCATCGTCGAGCAGTTCTCGCCCCGCCTCCGCGCGACGGGCAGCTCGCTCGCCTACACCTTCGCCGGCGTGATCGGCGGCGCCATCGCACCCCTGATGTTCACGGTGCTGCTGAGCAACTTCGACAGCTGGGTGCCGGTCGCCATCTACGTGGCGGTCGCCGGGATCGTCACGCTGATCGGCCTGTCGCTCGGACGCAATCCGCACGCCACCGAGGACGACGAATACCGCCTGCTGCTCGAGGGCTCGAAGGTCTGA
- a CDS encoding GntR family transcriptional regulator encodes MGRTVGAAVSGRDRAYSYLRENVLTDGSMQGRFLNEQELAERIGVSRTPVREAFLLLVADGLVELIPQRGAYIPIVTARQISDLMDLRGVLESHAARVTIGTGSPPVAGMQDILGRQAALPEPLTGASVKEFIRLDALFHQHLVDAAGNELMSQTYRKLQVRQVLVGVEALIKVDGRRRQVSDEHQRIIDALAEGDAEAAIHDHLAVTRNILLRT; translated from the coding sequence ATGGGAAGAACAGTCGGCGCAGCGGTCTCGGGTCGCGACAGGGCGTACTCGTACCTGCGGGAGAACGTCCTGACGGACGGATCGATGCAGGGCCGGTTCCTGAACGAGCAGGAGTTGGCGGAACGGATCGGTGTCTCACGGACTCCCGTCCGGGAGGCATTCCTCCTCCTGGTCGCCGATGGCCTCGTCGAGCTCATCCCGCAGCGCGGAGCCTACATCCCCATCGTGACGGCCCGACAGATCTCGGACCTGATGGATCTCCGCGGCGTCCTCGAGAGCCACGCCGCGCGGGTGACGATCGGGACGGGCTCCCCACCCGTCGCAGGCATGCAGGACATCCTCGGTCGGCAGGCCGCCCTTCCCGAACCGCTCACCGGTGCATCGGTGAAGGAGTTCATCCGGCTCGACGCCCTGTTCCATCAGCACCTGGTGGACGCCGCGGGGAACGAGCTCATGTCGCAAACCTATCGGAAGCTGCAGGTCCGCCAGGTCCTCGTCGGCGTCGAAGCGCTGATCAAGGTGGACGGCCGGCGCCGGCAGGTCTCCGACGAGCACCAGCGCATCATCGACGCCCTCGCGGAAGGCGACGCCGAGGCCGCCATCCACGACCACCTCGCCGTGACGCGCAACATCCTGCTGCGCACCTAG